Proteins from a genomic interval of Trichoderma breve strain T069 chromosome 2, whole genome shotgun sequence:
- a CDS encoding ABC transporter domain-containing protein — protein MAFFKQVRTLMSKNFRYLLFRHLTKVIVMAFLVPIILAAFFSFAKNLFVPPAIFGFGEIHPIKTLSQAFDAAFNSGRYKVVLVDNGFTGGSIENVLDQLHTQITAQGPWIDVVRTNSEDTLVTECRSSLRGVTTCFGAVVMRSSPNEGDGGLWNYTIRTDAEMSDSPLKINVDKSDNPEEVYLLPIQRTIDGLIAGLNSTEAAQALANTQEMPFTNLTQKERAKKVRAIFHKAIVNFMGVAFIASVIWITYHLTGHIATERETGMSQLLDAMMPVSKPWMSLAARIISHHLSFSIIYLPAWVIGSAIVKYGVFFYTNLAIVLLFHITAGLALASMSILFASFFKKAQLSGITAILVILLLGILAQSLTQPSTGPVVILSVLFSPCAYVYFITLMSRFEKQNRPTNLVEIAPDSPWKLPVIEQHLYGTSTEGRSILKAGDGSLGEVAVKLDKFTKIYKPSFFSRVFAMGSKPKEPVVAVNGLSFDVRKGQIVALLGANGSGKSTTLDAIAGLNKLTSGSITIDGKGGLGIAPQKNVIWDDLTVEEHLIIFGKLKSPYAPATKEQITELIDSIDLVHKRKALAKTLSGGQKRKLQLGMMLVGGSAVCCVDEVSSGIDPLSRRKLWDILLAERGKRTLILTTHFLDEADLLADHIAILSKGTLRAEGSSVELKDTLGGGYRVNVHKNPDIRGTPNIAGVRKKDAFDLITYVAPTSRLAAEVIRALQKENITDYRFSGPTIEDVFLQVAEEIRDEEIFRETETIVEKMPIKDDSSFSRDSSSPNMGQGLGLKLLDGKRLGYFEQAVILFKKRWTVLKRNWILYAIAFLLPIMAAGLTSLFVKNQEPTGCRPTDQASTSDTEDAFTQIGDGDSLVFLAGPSSKFNQTLISNLFQPIFGINPSPILSIAASSLSNLHLVETFDEFNQFVRDNSKNLTTGLWLGDANTNPTVAWVGNVFVTSPLTAQQFLDVMLTNTTIATSWSSFDVPFNSSIGKALNLVIYMGLALSCYPAFFALYPSNERRRFVRSLQYSNGVRPFPLWVAYLLFDFIMALVSSAIVTALWAGLSNVWFHIEYVFVVLFLYGLASILVSYMVSLFTKSQLATFAWAAAGQAVFFLGYLIAYVCVITYVEVSKIDNTLLVCHFVISAFMPVGSVTRALFLATNLFSTACDGNELSTNPSGLKAYGGPILYLIIQCIILFGLLLWFDSGNADEEVMQEELRIANSAEDDGLKVLHLTKSFGKNLAVDNVSFGVKRGEVFALLGPNGAGKSTTISLIRGDLKPNLNGGDIFIEDVSVTKNLAGARANLGVCPQIDALDQMTVREHLEFYAQVRGIPNIEHNVTAVLQAVGLSSFSTRMAAALSGGNKRKLSLGIALMGNPGVVLLDEPSSGLDAASKRVMWKTLQATVPGRSILLTTHSMEEADALAGRAGILAGRMLALGTPDDLRHRFGDALHVHLVSSTAPRTTKEEMEAITSWILDTLPTAKLESKMYHGQLRFSVLSSQVLAFTKGPGADDVTPVGHDISQGAIGRLVVLLEENKTRLGVEHYSVSTTTLDQVFLDIVGQHNIQEENHETKPGFLKRMLKFRKS, from the exons ATGGCTTTCTTTAAGCAGGTCCGGACTCTAATGTCCAAGAATTTCCGGTATCTGCTCTTCCGCCACCTCACAAAGGTCATCGTCATGGCCTTCCTCGTGCCAATCATCCTGgccgccttcttcagctttgCAAAGAACCTCTTCGTCCCACCTGCAATTTTCGGCTTCGGAGAGATTCATCCTATCAAAACTCTATCGCAAGCTTTCGACGCTGCTTTTAACAGTGGCCGGTACAAAGTCGTGCTTGTCGACAACGGATTCACAGGAGGGAGCATAGAGAATGTGCTGGATCAGCTTCATACGCAGATAACAGCACAGGGGCCTTGGATCGACGTCGTCAGAACAAACAGCGAAGATACACTGGTCACCGAGTGTCGAAGCAGCCTGCGAGGAGTTACAACCTGCTTTGGGGCTGTCGTCATGCGGTCGTCGCCAAATGAGGGAGACGGTGGTCTATGGAACTACACCATTCGCACGGATGCCGAGATGTCCGACAGCCCCCTCAAGATCAACGTTGACAAGTCTGACAATCCCGAAGAGGTCTATCTTTTACCTATTCAACGCACCATAGATGGTCTCATTGCCGGTCTGAACAGCACCGAGGCGGCACAGGCTCTTGCCAACACTCAGGAGATGCCCTTCACCAACTTGACccagaaagagagagcaaaaaaagtgAGGGCAATCTTTCACAAAGCTATTGTGAATTTTATGGGAGTTGCCTTCATTGCCTCCGTCATTTGGATCACATACCACCTGACTGGCCACATTGCTACCGAACGTGAAACTGGCATGTCGCAGCTTCTggatgccatgatgcctgTTAGCAAGCCGTGGATGTCACTGGCAGCCCGTATCATCTCCCAccatctctctttctccatcatctaTTTGCCGGCGTGGGTTATAGGATCCGCCATTGTGAAATATGGCGTGTTTTTCTACACCAATCTTGCCATTgttctcctcttccacatCACCGCAGGTCTTGCTCTTGCGTCTATGTCTATCCTGTTTGCCTCCTTCTTTAAGAAGGCCCAGCTCAGTGGCATTACCGCTATTCTTGTCATCCTCTTGCTTGGCATTCTGGCCCAATCTCTCACTCAGCCCTCAACGGGACCTGTGGTGATTTTGTCAGTGCTCTTTTCGCCATGTGCCTATGTCTACTTCATCACCCTCATGTCTCGCTTTGAGAAGCAAAATAGGCCAACAAACCTTGTCGAAATAGCCCCCGACAGCCCCTGGAAGCTTCCAG TAATCGAGCAGCACCTCTATGGTACCTCCACGGAAGGCCGCAGCATATTAAAGGCTGGGGATGGAAGTCTTGGCGAGGTTGCTGTCAAACTTGACAAATTCACCAAGATTTACAAACCTAGCTTCTTTTCGCGCGTGTTTGCAATGGGTTCCAAACCTAAAGAGCCTGTTGTAGCCGTCAACGGGCTTAGTTTCGACGTCAGAAAGGGACAAATTGTCGCCCTTTTGGGTGCCAACGGAAGCGGCAAAAGCACAACCTTGGATGCAATTGCAGGACTGAATAAGCTTACCAGCGGATCAATTACGATCGACGGCAAAGGCGGCCTTGGTATTGCACCGCAAAAGAACGTCATATGGGACGACTTAACGGTCGAGGAGCATCTCATCATTTTCGGCAAGCTCAAATCACCATATGCACCGGCAACCAAAGAACAGATTACCGAATTAATCGACTCTATCGACCTCGTCCATAAACGAAAGGCTCTAGCTAAAACTTTGTCTGGAGGTCAGAAGCgaaagctgcagcttggaATGATGTTAGTCGGCGGAAGTGCTGTTTGCTGTGTGGATGAAGTGAGCAGCGGCATCGATCCCCTATCTCGACGCAAACTCTGGGATATTCTGCTGGCtgagagaggaaagaggACTTTGATTCTGACTACGCATTTtctggacgaggccgaccTTCTTGCTGATCACATTGCCATCTTGTCCAAGGGAACACTGCGGGCTGAAGGTTCGTCTGTGGAGCTCAAGGATACACTTGGAGGTGGTTACAGAGTCAACGTACACAAGAACCCGGATATCAGAGGAACTCCTAATATCGCTGGCGTGAGAAAGAAGGATGCTTTTGACCTGATCACCTATGTCGCCCCAACGTCTAGACTAGCTGCGGAGGTCATCAGGGCACTACAGAAGGAGAATATCACGGATTATCGCTTCTCTGGTCCCACTATTGAAGACGTATTCCTGCAAGTTGCGGAGGAAATCAGAGACGAAGAAATCTTCCGGGAGACCGAGACCATCGTCGAGAAAATGCCAATCAAAGATGACAGCAGCTTTTCGCGGGATTCCTCCAGTCCGAATATGGGACAGGGGCTTGGCCTaaagcttcttgatggcaaACGATTGGGCTACTTCGAACAAGCCGTCATCCTGTTCAAGAAGCGTTGGACAGTACTAAAGAGAAATTGGATTCTTTATGCCATTGCCTTCCTGCTTCCCATCATGGCGGCAGGATTAACTTCTCTTTTCGTCAAAAACCAAGAGCCGACAGGTTGCAGGCCCACTGACCAGGCCTCGACCTCTGATACTGAGGACGCATTTACTCAAATCGGTGACGGTGATAGCCTCGTTTTCCTTGCCGGGCCATCTAGCAAATTCAATCAGACGCTGATTTCGAATCTATTCCAACCCATCTTTGGTATCAACCCTAGCCCCATTCTCAGCATCGCTGCGTCTTCTCTTAGCAACCTTCACCTCGTCGAAACCTTTGATGAATTCAATCAGTTTGTTCGAGACAACAGCAAAAACCTCACTACAGGTCTTTGGCTTGGCGACGCCAACACAAATCCCACCGTTGCCTGGGTTGGTAACGTGTTTGTTACGAGCCCACTTACGGCTCAGCAATTCCTCGACGTGATGCTGACGAACACTACGATTGCTACATCATGGTCTTCCTTTGACGTTCCTTTCAACTCCTCCATCGGAAAAGCTCTCAATTTGGTCATCTATATGGGCTTGGCGCTCTCTTGCTACCCAGCATTCTTCGCTCTGTATCCGAGTAACGAGCGCAGGCGATTTGTGCGCAGCTTGCAGTACTCCAACGGCGTCAGGCCATTTCCCCTGTGGGTGGCCTATCTCTTATTTGACTTTATAATGGCCCTGGTCAGCTCCGCAATTGTCACCGCTCTATGGGCTGGATTGTCAAATGTTTGGTTCCACATTGAATATGTCTTTGTGGTGCTCTTTTTGTATGGCCTGGCTTCGATCTTGGTGTCATATATGGTATCTCTGTTCACCAAGTCGCAGCTAGCCACGTTTGCCTGGGCGGCTGCCGGGCAGGCGgttttcttcctcggctACTTGATCGCCTATGTCTGTGTCATTACATATGTCGAGGTCTCCAAGATTGACAACACACTTTTGGTCTGCCATTTTGTCATCTCAGCATTCATGCCTGTCGGCTCGGTGACTCGAGCACTATTCCTCGCAACAAACCTCTTCTCTACTGCTTGCGATGGCAACGAGCTTTCTACAAACCCCAGCGGCCTCAAGGCGTATGGAGGTCCTATCCTTTATCTCATTATCCAGTGCATCATTCTATTCGGACTATTACTTTGGTTTGACAGCGGAAAT GCAGATGAGGAAGTGATGCAAGAAGAGCTTAGGATTGCGAATTCTGCggaagatgacggcctcAAAGTTTTGCACTTGACAAAGTCATTCGGGAAGAACCTCGCGGTGGACAACGTGAGCTTTGGCGTGAAACGTGGCGAAGTCTTTGCCCTCTTGGGTCCAAATGGAGCAGGCAAATCCACCACCATTTCACTCATTCGGGGTGACCTCAAGCCAAACCTCAATGGCGGAGACATCTTTATTGAAGACGTGTCTGTGACAAAGAATCTGGCTGGTGCGAGAGCAAACCTTGGTGTTTGTCCCCAAATCGACGCCTTGGATCAGATGACTGTTAGAGAACATCTGGAATTCTATGCCCAGGTTCGGGGCATTCCTAATATCGAGCATAATGTCACCGCAGTTCTACAAGCCGTTGGCCTCAGCTCTTTTTCAACACGCATGGCAGCCGCCCTTTCAGGCGGCAACAAGCGCAAGCTGAGTCTGGGAATTGCTCTCATGGGCAACCCCGGTGTCGTCTTACTTGATGAGCCCTCGTCAGGTTTAGATGCCGCATCGAAGCGAGTCATGTGGAAGACACTCCAGGCCACGGTCCCGGGCCGATCCATCCTGTTGACAACACACAGCATGGAAGAGGCCGACGCGTTGGCTGGTCGTGCTGGCATTCTAGCCGGACGAATGCTCGCTCTCGGTACACCTGATGACCTGCGGCATCGCTTCGGTGACGCCCTACATGTGCATCTTGTGTCGAGCACAGCCCCCAGGACAAcaaaagaggagatggaagccATCACGTCGTGGATTCTCGATACACTACCTACAGCCAAGCTTGAGTCGAAGATGTACCATGGACAGCTGCGATTCTCAGTTCTCTCGAGCCAAGTTCTTGCTTTCACCAAAGGTCCAGGTGCCGACGATGTGACACCCGTTGGACATGATATCAGCCAAGGAGCCATTGGCCGACTCGTCGTCCTACTGGAAGAGAACAAGACTcgccttggtgttgagcacTACAGCGTCAGCACTACGACTCTTGACCAGGTCTTTTTGGATATTGTTGGTCAGCACAATATCCAGGAGGAGAATCACGAGACGAAGCCAGGCTTTTTGAAACGAATGCTGAAGTTCAGAAAATCTTGA
- a CDS encoding rad4 transglutaminase-like domain-containing protein — MVGKRRNAPQRGSRQRPNGADGNEPDIYQEMLAEAGMSAPPAKPTEPNEPAKVSLATEAPKPELKQQDDSDDEEEDAEFEDVAIPEPTVQTVELDSDEEEDEDEDINFEDVDLLIPLPDGDSEQQEPKELELNLSAQKSAMTSKQGPDRRRPITKEERERRIDIHKAHLICLMSHVAKRNHWCNDAEVQDSLRSRLTDKMIQYLTPGTNLSQFGRTESLKNGLKFVADIWKEQYEITERGMRRSLWAEEVEQLDNYVLPNDMESCLDKSDFREAARTLQGSRDVGAQLYCALLRSVGVRARLVCSLQPLAFGSAGPTLPKTKETAKPKSVSKAEHMLSQVAKYREMAAAVSSTSSAGPSTARRRLGHPNATDYNFEPTAAPTKPRPTFSAPKQIRESSYPIYWVEILDVGHQKWQPTDPVVTHTFWKPKVFEPPITDKENCLSYVIAFNADGTAKDVTRRYAKGYAAKTRKLRIETALDDGQKWWRKVMKMYKPKTTTDLDQIEDIELSGVEAREPMPRNVQDFKGHPVYALERHLRRHEVLIPGAVPSGTVAAGARAPLEKVYRRKDVRIARSAEKWFRLGYEVRPGEIPAKWLPKRVQNKRSRYEEEEDQDEGDAGTPIYTVDQAEIYEPPPVRNGRIPKNKFGNIEVYVPSMVPKGGVHIASEYARRAAYALGIDCAPALTGFQFKGRQGTAVLNGVVIAKEFEEAIHATIQGMLDLEQELEDEKRRYVALKLWRRLLMGLRIRERIWRDVGEDERKEADRQAELEAEIGAASDETEEFDMVVDDDDDGGGGFLVE; from the exons ATGGTCGGAAAGAGACGCAATGCTCCTCAGAGGGGCAGCCGGCAGCGGCCGAATGGCGCTGATGGAAATGAACCCGATATATATCaggagatgctggctgaGGCCGGAATGTCTGCGCCGCCAGCT AAGCCAACAGAACCAAATGAGCCTGCAAAGGTATCACTGGCTACAGAAGCGCCGAAACCAGAGCTTAAGCAGCAAGacgacagcgacgacgaggaagaggatgctgAATTTGAGGATGTTGCTATTCCTGAACCTACTGTCCAGACTGTCGAGTTGGActcagacgaagaagaggatgaagatgaagatataAATTTCGAAGACGTCGACTTACTTATTCCCTTGCCGGATGGAGACTCAGAGCAACAAGAACCAAAGGAACTGGAACTCAATCTCTCAGCACAGAAATCTGCCATGACATCAAAGCAAGGGCCTGACAGACGAAGACCAATtaccaaagaagaaagagagcgCCGCATTGATATTCACAAGGCCCATTTGATTTGTCTGATGTCTCATGTGGCTAAGAGAAATCATTGGTGCAATGATGCGGAAGTTCAAGACTCTCTCCGGTCTCGTCTGACGGACAAGATGATTCAATATCTTACGCCAGGGACCAACCTATCGCAGTTTGGGAGAACCGAAAGTCTGAAGAATGGGCTTAAGTTCGTTGCAGACATATGGAAGGAACAATATGAGATTACAGAGCGTGGCATGAGGAGATCCTTGTGGGCAGAAGAGGTGGAGCAGCTTGATAAC TATGTGCTTCCGAATGATATGGAATCATGTCTGGATAAGTCAGACTTTAGAGAAGCAGCCAGGACTTTACAAGGATCACGAGATGTCGGAGCTCAGTTGTATTGCGCCTTGCTCCGAAGCGTTGGTGTTCGTGCTCGACTGGTTTGTTCGTTGCAGCCTCTCGCATTTGGCTCTGCAGGACCTACCCTTCCAAAGACCAAAGAGACTGCCAAACCAAAATCCGTTTCCAAAGCCGAGCATATGCTATCTCAAGTAGCAAAATATAGAGAAATGGCCGCTGCGGTCTCGTCGACTTCATCCGCTGGACCTTCTACAGCCAGACGCAGATTAGGTCACCCAAACGCAACAGATTACAATTTCGAGCCCACCGCTGCTCCTACGAAGCCTCGCCCAACTTTTTCAGCTCCCAAACAAATACGCGAATCTTCGTATCCAATTTACTGGGTGGAAATCCTTGACGTAGGGCACCAGAAATGGCAGCCTACGGACCCAGTAGTGACGCACACATTTTGGAAGCCAAAGGTCTTTGAACCCCCCATCACAGACAAGGAGAATTGCTTATCCTACGTTATTGCGTTCAATGCAGACGGCACTGCGAAGGATGTTACTCGGCGATATGCCAAGGGATATGCAGCAAAGACGCGAAAATTGCGTATAGAAACTGCTCTGGACGATGGCCAAAAGTGGTGGCGTAAAGTCATGAAGATGTATAAGCCCAAGACGACCACCGACCTGGATCAGATCGAAGATATCGAGTTGAGTGGAGTTGAGGCGAGAGAGCCAATGCCGAGAAACGTACAGGATTTTAAGGGCCATCCCGTATATGCTCTAGAgcgtcatcttcgtcggcATGAGGTGCTCATTCCAGGGGCTGTGCCGTCTGGAACCGTCGCCGCCGGAGCTCGCGCTCCTCTGGAAAAGGTTTATCGCCGAAAAGATGTTCGAATTGCGAGGAGTGCTGAGAAATGGTTCCGACTTGGCTATGAAGTCAGACCTGGAGAGATTCCCGCGAAATGGCTACCCAAGCGAGTGCAAAATAAGAGGTCCCggtatgaagaagaggaggaccAGGATGAAGGCGATGCGGGGACGCCGATTTACACGGTAGACCAGGCAGAGATATATGAGCCGCCTCCCGTACGAAACGGACGTATACCGAAGAACAAATTTGGCAACATTGAAGTATACGTGCCTAGCATGGTTCCGAAAGGTGGCGTTCACATAGCGAGCGAATATGCTCGACGGGCAGCATATGCGTTGGGAATTGATTGCGCACCAGCGCTCACGGGATTTCAGTTCAAGGGCCGACAGGGAACGGCTGTACTGAATGGGGTCGTTATTGCAAAGGAATTTGAAGAGGCTATTCACGCGACTATCCAGGGGATGCTCGATCTGGAGCAAGAgttggaagatgagaagaggcGATATGTAGCACTCAAGCTTTGGAGGCGTCTTCTCATGGGCCTGAGAATTCGGGAAAGGATATGGAGGGAtgtgggagaagacgaaaggAAGGAAGCAGACAGACAAGCAGAATTAGAGGCCGAAATAGGCGCAGCAAGCGATGAGACCGAGGAGTTTGATATGGTtgtcgatgacgatgacgatggggGTGGCGGATTCTTGGTTGAATAG
- a CDS encoding mitochondrial carrier protein domain-containing protein: MNSIKQAIESARSRTSDVMNTAKRSETAAKASDIIHTPVMRAALPFINGGIAGMVATSVIQPVDMVKVRIQLAGEGTTGGPKPTPLSVTRHIISSGKVLDLYTGLSAGLLRQAVYTTARLGFFDTFMGRLTERAKAQNKQIGFSERATAGLAAGGLAAMIGNPADLALIRMQSDGLKPLAERKNYKSVIDALGSIAKGEGIAALWAGAAPTVVRAMALNFGQLAFFSEAKAQMKQNTNLSAQAQTLSASAIAGFFASFFSLPFDFVKTRLQKQQRGPDGKLPYKGMADCFTKVARQEGVMRFYRGFGTYYVRIAPHAMVTLIVADYLGWLTK; this comes from the exons ATGAATTCCATCAAGCAAGCAATCGAGTCCGCTCGATCAAGGACCTCGGACGTCATGAATACTGCCAAGAGAAGTGAGACGGCCGCCAAGGCCTCTGACATTATTCATACTCCTGTCATGCGGGCTGCCTTGCCTTTTATCAATGGAGGCATCGCCGGAATGGTAGCCACATCTGTGATCCAGCCAGTCGACATGGTCAAGGTCCGCATCCAACTTGCTGGCGAGGGCACAACCGGAGGTCCCAAGCCTACTCCGCTGTCTGTCACTCGACACATCATTTCCAGCGGAAAGGTCCTCGACTTGTACACTGGCCTGTCTGCCGGTCTCCTCCGACAGGCTGTATACACAACCGCTCGTCTAGGCTTCTTTGACACCTTCATGGGAAGGCTAACAGAGCGAGCAAAAGCCCAAAATAAACAGATTGGTTTCTCAGAACGAGCAACAGCTGGTTTGGCGGCTGGTGGTCTGGCAGCCATGATTGGCAACCCGGCTGACCTGGCACTTATTCGAATGCAGAGCGACGGCTTGAAGCCCCTTGCCGAGCGCAAGAACTACAAGTCGGTCATCGATGCACTGGGATCTATTGCCAAGGGCGAAGGTATCGCAGCTCTCTGGGCGGGCGCCGCACCAACCGTTGTTCGTGCCATGGCCCTCAACTTCGGTCAGCTGGCCTTCTTCAGCGAGGCCAAGGCACAGATGAAGCAGAACACAAACTTGTCTGCACAAGCCCAAACCCTGAGCGCCAGTGCTATTGCAGGTTTCTTTGCCAGTTTCTTCAGTCTCCCAtttgactttgtcaagaCAAGattgcagaagcagcaaaggGGACCTGACGGCAAGCTTCCTTACAAGGGAATGGCCGACTGCTTCACCAAGGTGGCCCGACAGGAGGGCGTCATGAGATTCTATCGTGGATTTGGAACGTACTACGTCCGCATTGCCCCTCATGC CATGGTAACTCTCATCGTTGCCGATTATCTGGGCTGGTTGACGAAATAG
- a CDS encoding enoyl-(Acyl carrier protein) reductase domain-containing protein, translated as MATQNVDEAVVAGNLFNVDGLVAFITGGGTGIGLMMARALARNGAHKVYIGGRRLEVLEAAAASLGANVVPVKCDVTSKESLQAAVDFIKQDTGYLNVLVCNSGVGGPQSVQLQEDTTLEEWADSNWDISFEEHTDAFAVNASAVWFTAIAFLKLLDAGNKKGNLEQSSQVIVTSSIASFNKAAPGGWAYGQSKAAATHVAKHLSAALPRWNIRANCIAPGLFPSEMAAPIVNRFNENSDTPGKVPAQFIPMQRMGNDQDMAGTILYLISKSGAYCNGLVIVIDGGRLLRFPSLY; from the exons ATGGCAACTCAGAATGTTGATGAGGCTGTTGTGGCCGGCAACCTCTTCAACGTTGATGGCCTCGTGGCTTTCATAACAGGTGGTGGTACTG GCATTGGTCTCATGATGGCGAGAGCTTTGGCGAGAAATGGTGCTCACAAGGTCTACATTGGCGGACGACGACTCGAGGTGCTGGAAGCTGCCGCAGCCTCTTTGGGTGCAAACGTTGTGCCAGTCAAGTGTGATGTAACATCCAAGGAGAGTCTCCAGGCGGCCGTCGATTTCATCAAGCAAGACACCGGTTATCTGAACGTCTTGGTCTGCAACTCAGGCGTTGGTGGGCCTCAGTCCGTCCAGCTTCAGGAAGATACGACACTCGAGGAGTGGGCAGACTCAAATTGGGACATTAGCTTCGAGGAGCACACAGATGCTTTTGCCGTCAATGCCAGTGCCGTCTGGTTCACTGCCATAGCCTTCCTGAAACTCCTCGACGCAGGAAACAAGAAGGGCAACTTGGAGCAAAGCTCTCAGGTCATTGTCACAAGCTCCATTGCCAGTTTCAACAAGGCAGCTCCAGGAGGCTGGGCATATGGCCAATCcaaagctgctgcaacaCATGTAGCCAAACACCTTTCAGCTGCCCTGCCGAGGTGGAATATCCG GGCCAACTGCATTGCTCCAGGAT TGTTCCCGAGCGAAATGGCCGCACCCATTGTTAACCGCTTCAACGAAAACTCGGATACTCCAGGTAAAGTGCCAGCGCAGTTCATACCCATGCAGCGAATGGGAAATGATCAGGATATGGCGGGAACTATTCTGTACTTGATTTCTAAGTCAGGGGCTTACTGCAACGGgcttgtcattgtcatcgATGGAGGTCGACTTCTGAGGTTCCCATCATTGTACTAG
- a CDS encoding BUD22 domain-containing protein: MPKRKRTVADTVQNKLEKYRIDIFRALSSAKVHERKRFSNKLHEPGITVAKKTRLEREYAALKALDLRQTARHHLHSNLLRIKAVETSKDTPEELRAEVPWPALSPEEISIRNNVISILCNAGPVRQALDRAVADICETLGVAVPTKSKRVRNKRKDTEEQPADREEDDDEDDEDEDDEEDVKLSAKSSKKREAVDEEAADESEFEGFSSDADEPRPSIEELEGSDQEDAVSKYADLLGGSSDEDEEEFDEELLAKYRGTEKVNLDDISISGSGSEDEGDDEEDEELESITGSRSPSPLPTKKSKKSADNDDSQKPVVEKAKKTREEKKEERKKQAAKAAAKTARSGDSTFLPTLMGGYISGSESASDIEAPPKKRRGQRARQAIWEKKYGANAKHLQKAATKGGRDAGWDMKRGAVGPEDQGRGKPWKRGGRPNKPPPKPTKKDNEGPLHPSWEARKKAKEAQKSVAFTGQKVVFD, from the exons ATGCCGAAACGAAAGCGCACCGTCGCAGATACCGTACAGAACAAATTAGAGAAATACCGAATCGATATCTTCCGAGCGCTGAGCTCTGCAAAGGTTCATGAGCGGAAGCGCTTCAGCAACAAGCTCCACGAGCCCGGTATCACAGtcgcgaagaagacgaggctaGAACGCGAATATGCAGCGTTGAAA GCTCTTGACTTGCGGCAGACAGCGCGACACCACCTGCACTCAAATCTTCTCCGAATCAAGGCCGTCGAAACGTCGAAGGATACTCCAGAGGAGCTCCGCGCCGAAGTGCCGTGGCCTGCTCTCTCACCAGAAGAAATTTCAATTCGGAACAATGTCATAAGCATACTTTGCAACGCAGGTCCCGTGCGACAAGCTCTGGACCGTGCAGTTGCCGACATTTGCGAAACCCTTGGCGTGGCCGTTCCTACCAAGTCGAAACGTGTTaggaacaagagaaaagacacAGAGGAACAGCCCGCGGAtagggaagaagatgatgatgaagatgacgaggacgaggatgacgaggaggatgtaAAACTTTCGGCCAAGTCCTCAAAGAAGCGAGAGGCCGTGGATGAGGAAGCTGCCGACGAATCTGAGTTTGAGGGCTTTAGTTCAGATGCTGATGAGCCTCGGCCATCaattgaagagcttgagggATCGGATCAGGAGGATGCAGTATCAAAGTATGCTGATCTACTAGGTGGATCAtccgacgaggacgaagaggaatTTGATGAGGAGTTACTGGCGAAATACAGAGGCACGGAAAAGGTCAACCTGGACGACATTTCGATATCTGGATCAGGCTCTGAGGACGAGggtgacgatgaagaagacgaagaattAGAATCCATAACTGGCTCACGgtcaccatcaccactaCCAaccaaaaagtcaaagaaaTCAGCCGACAATGATGACAGTCAGAAGCCGGTAGTCGAGAAGGCTAAAAAGACtagagaggagaagaaggaagagaggaagaagcaggctgccaaggccgcGGCGAAAACAGCTCGATCGGGAGATTCCACCTTTCTTCCCACCCTCATGGGAGGCTACATTTCTGGATCCGAGTCAGCGTCCGATATCGAGGCCCCGCCCAAGAAGCGTCGTGGCCAGCGAGCCCGCCAGGCCATCTGGGAGAAGAAGTATGGAGCCAATGCAAAGCATCTCCAAAAGGCAGCCACCAAGGGCGGTAGAGATGCTGGCTGGGACATGAAGCGTGGTGCTGTAGGCCCAGAGGACCAGGGCCGGGGCAAGCCGTGGAAGAGGGGCGGCCGACCA AATAAaccgccgccaaagccgacGAAGAAGGACAACGAAGGACCGCTGCATCCTAGTTGGGAGGCACggaagaaggcgaaggagGCTCAGAAGAGTGTTGCATTTACTGGCCAAAAGGTTGTGTTTGATTAG